A region of Clostridiisalibacter paucivorans DSM 22131 DNA encodes the following proteins:
- a CDS encoding uracil-xanthine permease family protein, whose product MSEKIFSSKKVTNEMDTGNLTEISRKGILGIQHVIAMFGATVLVPILTGFNPAVALFSAGLGTLLFHLVTGGKVPVFLGSSFAFIPVIVAVANKFGDLRYAQGGIVTAGALYLTLSLLIKVFGPEKITSFFPPIVTGPMIVVIGLILSPTAIEMASANWMVAFVVLATVVIVSIFGKGFFKVIPILCGVVVGYIFSAIIGIVDYTPIIEAKVLSMPEFTLPKFDLGAIAIIAPIVLAVFMEHIGDITTNGAVVGKNFFKDPGLHRTLLGDGLATIMAGFIGGPANTTYGENTSVLAVTKNYNPSILRLAACIAIGISFIGKLGAVLQTIPVPVMGGVSLILFGMIASVGLRTLSDSEVDFSSNRNLIVASFILVAGIGTEFIKLKQQMGAFDGIIGIQITDNIQIVGLSLAAIIGIVVNKILPENA is encoded by the coding sequence ATGTCAGAAAAAATATTTTCATCAAAGAAGGTAACGAATGAAATGGATACAGGGAATTTAACAGAAATTAGTAGAAAAGGTATATTGGGTATACAACATGTAATAGCCATGTTTGGTGCTACAGTATTAGTACCTATATTGACTGGATTTAATCCTGCTGTTGCATTGTTTTCGGCAGGTCTAGGGACTTTGTTATTCCACTTAGTAACTGGAGGAAAGGTGCCAGTATTTTTAGGTTCTAGTTTTGCATTTATACCAGTAATTGTGGCAGTGGCAAATAAGTTTGGTGATTTAAGGTATGCACAAGGTGGAATTGTTACAGCAGGGGCTTTGTATTTGACATTATCTCTATTGATAAAAGTATTTGGTCCTGAGAAAATAACAAGTTTTTTCCCACCTATAGTAACAGGTCCGATGATCGTCGTAATAGGGCTTATTTTAAGTCCCACAGCTATAGAGATGGCTTCTGCAAATTGGATGGTTGCATTTGTTGTGTTGGCGACAGTTGTTATTGTGTCCATATTTGGAAAGGGATTTTTCAAAGTTATTCCAATATTATGTGGTGTAGTAGTGGGATATATATTTTCAGCAATAATTGGCATAGTAGATTATACACCTATAATTGAAGCTAAGGTTTTGAGTATGCCAGAGTTTACATTGCCTAAGTTTGATTTGGGAGCTATAGCAATAATAGCGCCTATAGTTTTAGCAGTATTTATGGAACATATAGGAGATATAACAACTAATGGAGCTGTAGTAGGAAAGAATTTTTTCAAAGATCCTGGGCTTCATAGAACATTATTAGGAGATGGTCTTGCGACTATTATGGCTGGATTTATAGGAGGGCCTGCAAATACTACCTATGGAGAGAATACCAGTGTCCTTGCAGTAACCAAAAATTATAATCCATCAATATTGAGACTTGCGGCATGTATAGCTATAGGGATTAGTTTTATAGGTAAATTGGGAGCAGTTTTACAGACTATACCAGTGCCCGTAATGGGAGGAGTAAGTTTAATATTATTTGGTATGATTGCCAGTGTTGGACTTAGGACTCTAAGTGACTCTGAAGTTGATTTTTCTAGCAATAGAAATCTTATAGTGGCATCTTTTATATTGGTTGCAGGTATAGGAACTGAATTTATAAAATTGAAACAGCAAATGGGAGCATTTGATGGTATAATAGGTATTCAAATAACTGATAATATACAGATAGTTGGATTAAGTTTGGCGGCTATTATAGGAATTGTAGTTAATAAAATATTGCCAGAGAATGCCTAA
- the pyrR gene encoding bifunctional pyr operon transcriptional regulator/uracil phosphoribosyltransferase PyrR, whose protein sequence is MKTKAIIMDESAMNRATTRIAHEILENNKGTEDLVLVGIKTRGIPFAERLAKKINMIERKEVPVLTLDITLYRDDLSEINDRPIVDKKGFNYDVTNKIIVLVDDVLYTGRTARAALDAIMDAGRPKKIQFAVLIDRGHRELPIRPDFIGKNVPTSKSEIVSVKFDNIDDANKVIINEI, encoded by the coding sequence ATGAAAACAAAGGCGATAATAATGGATGAAAGTGCTATGAATAGAGCTACTACTAGAATAGCCCATGAAATATTAGAGAATAATAAGGGAACTGAGGACTTGGTATTGGTAGGTATAAAAACTAGAGGAATACCCTTTGCCGAAAGACTTGCTAAAAAGATAAATATGATAGAAAGAAAAGAAGTTCCAGTTCTAACTTTAGATATAACCCTCTATAGAGATGATCTCAGTGAGATTAATGATAGGCCCATAGTAGATAAAAAAGGTTTTAATTATGATGTTACTAATAAAATTATAGTTTTAGTAGATGATGTATTATATACGGGTAGAACTGCAAGGGCAGCCTTAGATGCTATAATGGATGCAGGCAGACCAAAAAAGATACAATTTGCAGTTTTAATAGATAGAGGACATAGGGAATTGCCTATTAGGCCAGATTTTATAGGAAAAAATGTACCTACATCAAAAAGTGAAATAGTAAGTGTGAAATTTGATAACATTGATGATGCTAACAAAGTAATAATAAATGAAATATAG
- a CDS encoding RluA family pseudouridine synthase — MDLIEMIVDEEAEGRIDAYLAKELDEVSRSYIQRLIKKEYITVNGSNIKAKYKICEGDKIEIRLPKPKKLEVLPEDIDIDIVYEDKDLAVVNKPRGMVVHPAPGNYSGTLVNALLYHLKSLSSINGIIRPGIVHRIDKDTTGLLMVAKNNFSHMGLSEQLKEHSINRRYWALVNGNIREDSGTINAPIGRHPVDRKKMAVVHRNSRDAITHFKVLKRFGDYTLIEAKLETGRTHQIRVHMSYISHPVVGDPVYGRKNEKYNLKGQLLHAKIIGFIHPRNEEYMEFDSELPNDFMRILNILRK; from the coding sequence ATGGACCTTATAGAAATGATTGTAGATGAAGAGGCAGAAGGAAGGATAGATGCGTATCTGGCAAAGGAACTTGATGAAGTTTCAAGATCCTACATACAGAGACTTATAAAAAAAGAATATATTACTGTAAATGGCTCAAATATAAAGGCTAAATACAAAATATGTGAAGGAGATAAAATAGAAATAAGATTACCTAAACCTAAAAAATTAGAGGTTTTACCAGAGGATATAGATATAGATATTGTATATGAAGATAAAGATTTGGCTGTAGTTAATAAACCTAGAGGTATGGTTGTACATCCTGCACCTGGTAATTATAGTGGTACTTTAGTAAATGCACTATTATATCATTTGAAAAGTCTTTCTTCCATAAATGGTATAATAAGGCCAGGTATAGTACATAGAATAGATAAAGATACAACAGGTTTATTAATGGTGGCAAAGAATAATTTTTCCCATATGGGATTATCAGAACAATTAAAGGAACATTCTATAAACAGAAGGTATTGGGCCTTAGTAAATGGAAATATAAGAGAAGATAGTGGAACAATAAATGCTCCAATAGGCAGGCATCCTGTAGATAGAAAAAAAATGGCTGTAGTCCATAGAAATAGCAGAGATGCAATAACTCATTTTAAGGTATTGAAAAGATTTGGAGATTATACATTGATTGAGGCTAAGCTTGAGACTGGAAGGACACATCAAATAAGAGTACATATGTCTTATATATCCCATCCTGTTGTGGGTGACCCTGTATATGGAAGAAAGAATGAAAAATATAATTTGAAGGGACAACTATTACATGCAAAAATAATTGGATTTATCCATCCTAGAAATGAAGAATATATGGAATTCGATTCTGAATTACCTAATGATTTTATGAGGATATTAAATATATTAAGAAAGTAA
- the lspA gene encoding signal peptidase II, translating to MGIIISIVIILFDQMTKLMIVNVLQERLPIIIIENYFQVSYVKNYGAAFGIMQNKQWFFIIITFIILVAAIFLITKRNFTTTMRTALFMVIGGAVGNLIDRVRLGYVIDFIDIKFGNIYDYPVFNIADSFIVIGTVIIAYLILSDRYEY from the coding sequence ATGGGAATAATAATATCAATAGTAATAATATTGTTTGATCAGATGACAAAATTGATGATTGTAAATGTATTACAGGAGAGGCTACCTATAATAATAATTGAAAATTATTTTCAGGTTAGCTATGTTAAAAATTATGGTGCTGCATTTGGCATAATGCAGAATAAACAATGGTTTTTTATAATTATTACATTTATTATTTTAGTGGCTGCAATATTTTTAATTACAAAGAGAAATTTTACAACAACTATGAGAACTGCTCTTTTTATGGTGATAGGAGGAGCTGTAGGAAACTTGATAGATAGGGTTAGATTAGGCTATGTAATAGATTTTATAGATATTAAATTTGGTAATATATATGATTATCCTGTATTTAATATTGCTGATAGCTTTATTGTTATAGGTACTGTAATTATTGCATATCTTATATTATCTGATAGATATGAATACTAG
- a CDS encoding TraR/DksA C4-type zinc finger protein encodes MDKNSLEYFKDLLYQEKRDIIDTINRIDGKIYEGSFKESMGEISVYDNHPADIATETFMEEQNLNFKNNEIFILKHIEEALDKIENGDYGVCNKCGREISIERLKMIPYTKHCVECHQNLNESNDRDIVDRQKSINPKARLADDLGIYDDKEIDYMETIDSISKENYDKRLYD; translated from the coding sequence ATGGATAAAAATTCACTAGAATATTTTAAAGATTTACTATATCAAGAAAAAAGAGATATAATAGATACAATAAATAGAATAGATGGTAAGATTTACGAAGGTTCTTTTAAAGAGTCTATGGGTGAAATTTCTGTTTATGATAATCACCCAGCAGATATAGCTACAGAGACTTTTATGGAAGAACAAAATTTAAACTTTAAAAATAATGAAATATTTATTTTAAAACATATAGAAGAGGCATTAGACAAAATAGAAAATGGTGATTATGGAGTATGTAATAAATGTGGAAGAGAAATCTCTATAGAAAGATTAAAAATGATTCCTTATACTAAACACTGTGTAGAGTGTCATCAAAATTTAAATGAATCAAATGATAGGGATATAGTGGATAGACAAAAGTCTATAAATCCTAAGGCTAGATTAGCAGATGATTTAGGAATATACGATGACAAAGAAATAGACTATATGGAAACTATAGATAGTATATCAAAGGAAAACTATGATAAGAGATTATATGATTAA
- a CDS encoding DUF5665 domain-containing protein, translating to MNNIKVEGDIMKENDKGIDKKIEDIAIKLEKTKIAEYVDIMNNKWRLIYINFIAGLARGFGMAIGFTILGAFTLYIMQRMITWNLPLIGDFIAEIVKIVRENL from the coding sequence ATGAATAATATTAAAGTGGAAGGGGATATTATGAAAGAAAATGATAAAGGAATAGATAAAAAAATTGAAGATATAGCTATAAAATTAGAAAAAACTAAAATCGCAGAATATGTAGATATTATGAATAATAAATGGAGATTGATATATATTAATTTTATAGCGGGATTGGCGAGAGGATTTGGAATGGCCATTGGTTTTACAATTTTAGGTGCATTTACACTATATATAATGCAGCGTATGATAACATGGAATTTGCCGCTAATTGGAGATTTTATAGCTGAAATAGTAAAAATAGTTAGAGAAAATCTATAA